A stretch of DNA from Pseudonocardia hierapolitana:
CAGCTGCTCCTCGGGCACGACGACCGCCGCCTCCTGCAGGGCGCGGGCGTTGCGGAACGTGACCGGACCCGCGAACGACAGCACGAATCCCGCGTCGGCGCACTCGCGCGCCATCGCGGCGTCCCCGGAGAAGCAGTGGAACACCACGGTGTCGGGGGCCCCCTCCTCGCGGAGGATGCGCAGCACGTCGTCGTGGGCGTCCCGGTCGTGGATCATCAGCGGCTTGCCGAGGCGTTTGGCGAGGTCGATGTGCCTGCGGAACGACTCCTGCTGCGCCTCGGGCGGCGAGTGGTCCCAGTAGTAGTCCAGGCCGGTCTCCCCCACCGCCACCACGCGCGGGTCGCGGGCGAGCCGCTCGATCTCGGCGTGGTCGGCATCGGTGAGCGCGGCCGTGCGCGTGGGGTGCAGCGCGACGGCCGCGACGACCCGGTCGTCCCAGTGCGCGGCCTGCACGGCCCACCGCGCCGAGGCGAGGTCGTCGGCCACCGTGACCGCGCGCGTGACGCCCACGGCGGCGGCCCGGTCCATCGCGGCACGGACGTCGTCGGCGGAGACGCACCCGCACGCATCGAGATGCGTGTGGGCATCGACCGTGGGCACGGAGAGCGGTTCGGGAGGCGGCGGAGGTTCCCGCCGCCCGTGCGCCCCGCTCACGCCCCCGTCCCCTTCCGACGAGCGGCGCGTTCGTCGGATAGGTACCGACGAGCGCGCCGTTCGTCGGAACGGGCGGGCTTCACTTCGCGATCGGGGCCCATTCCGGGCCCGTCTCGGCGAGCTCGGGCTCGAGCTTCCGGAAGATCGGCGTGGGCTTGGCCAGCGGCCGGCCGACCTCGATCGGCGTGGACGCCCAGCGCGCCTGCTCCTTGGTGTAGTCGCCCGTGAGGATGGGGTTGATCCGGCCGGGGATGTCGAGGTCCTCGACGTCCTGCAGCTCCGGCTGCGCTGCCCACACACCGGTGCCACCGAGCGCCTCGTGCACCTGCTGCGCCGAGTGCGGGAGGAACGGCGTGAGCAGCGCGTTGGCGTCCTGCACGACCTGCAGGGCCGTGTGCAGCACGGCGTCGCGCCTGCCCGGGTCGTCCTTCAGCTTCCACGGCTCCTGGTCCGACAGGTACCGGTTCGCCGCGGAGACGACCTTCATCGCCTCGCTGAGCCCGGCGCGGAACCGCGACCGCGCGAGGTGCGCGCCGACCGTGTCGAACGCCGCCTTCGACAGCGCCAGCAGCTCGGCGTCGGCGGCCGCAGGTGTGGTGGGCCCCGGGACGGCCCCGTTGTTCTTGTGGGCCATCGAGATCGACCGGTTGACGAGGTTGCCCCACTCGTTGGCCAGCTCGAAGTTGATCCGGCGCACGAACTCGTCCCACGTGAAGTCGACGTCCTGCGTCTCCGGCCCGGCCGCCGCGATGAAGTACCGCAGGCTGTCGGGCCCGAACTCGCGCAGGAAGTCGTGCAGGTAGATCACGGTGCCGCGCGAGGTGGAGAACTTCGAGCCGCTCATCGTGAGGAACTCGCTCGACGCGATCTCCGACGGCAGGTTCAGCACCCCGTACGGCCCCGGCTCGCCACCGTGGTCGCCCTGGCCGTTGTGGCCGAGCAGCAGCGCGGGCCAGATCTGGGCGTGGAAGGTGATGTTGTCCTTGCCCATGAAGTACACGAGCTCGGACGCCGGGTCGTTCCACCACGCCTTCCACGCGTCGGGGTCGCCCGTGCGCCGGGCCCACTCGACGCTGGCCGAGAAGTAGCCGATCACCGCGTCGAACCAGACGTAGAACTTTTTGAGCGGCTGGTCGCTCCAGCCGTCGAGCGGGATCGTGACGCCCCAGTCCAGGTCGCGGGTGATCGGGCGGGGCCGCATGTCGTCGACGAGGTTCCTGGTGAAGTTCAGGACGTTCGGCCG
This window harbors:
- a CDS encoding TatD family hydrolase, which encodes MPTVDAHTHLDACGCVSADDVRAAMDRAAAVGVTRAVTVADDLASARWAVQAAHWDDRVVAAVALHPTRTAALTDADHAEIERLARDPRVVAVGETGLDYYWDHSPPEAQQESFRRHIDLAKRLGKPLMIHDRDAHDDVLRILREEGAPDTVVFHCFSGDAAMARECADAGFVLSFAGPVTFRNARALQEAAVVVPEEQLLVETDAPFLTPHPHRGRANEPYCLPWTVRGLADLREVPEERLAASAGRNAERVFGLAELPPAAAPATPAGEASRSA
- the metG gene encoding methionine--tRNA ligase, which encodes MSSHVLTAVAWPYANGPRHIGHVSGIGVPSDVFSRYQRMAGNRVLMVSGSDEHGTPILVQAEKEGLTPQQTVDKYHRVIAEDLRGLGVTYDLYTRTTTGNHSDVVQQIFLALHRNGYVVPKTTTGAISPSTGRTLPDRYVEGTCPICGYDGARGDQCDNCGNQLDAADLINPRSRINGEVPKFVETEHLFLDLPAFTETLGKWLASKTGWRPNVLNFTRNLVDDMRPRPITRDLDWGVTIPLDGWSDQPLKKFYVWFDAVIGYFSASVEWARRTGDPDAWKAWWNDPASELVYFMGKDNITFHAQIWPALLLGHNGQGDHGGEPGPYGVLNLPSEIASSEFLTMSGSKFSTSRGTVIYLHDFLREFGPDSLRYFIAAAGPETQDVDFTWDEFVRRINFELANEWGNLVNRSISMAHKNNGAVPGPTTPAAADAELLALSKAAFDTVGAHLARSRFRAGLSEAMKVVSAANRYLSDQEPWKLKDDPGRRDAVLHTALQVVQDANALLTPFLPHSAQQVHEALGGTGVWAAQPELQDVEDLDIPGRINPILTGDYTKEQARWASTPIEVGRPLAKPTPIFRKLEPELAETGPEWAPIAK